One Kitasatospora sp. NBC_01287 DNA window includes the following coding sequences:
- a CDS encoding RDD family protein, translating into MSDLVTGEAVVLGLRAAKLPSRALAVLLDLVVQFAAFFLVSLLLLTLLTDLDGAAAAALVICLMVFFLVAVPVLVETLSRGQSLGKAALGLRVVRVDGGPAGFRHALVRALVGVFEIILLTGVPAAITSLVSSDGRRLGDLFAGTLVVRERVPETAAPGLPVAPPPQVLHALGPDLVRLDLSAVPTGLWLAIRQLLGRSGQLDDQVAFGMAQRLAGDVAARTGWPVPAGLHPALYLGAVLTERQRREWQRTSGQSAVPAGPQPLAAPQPPTGAWPPPAAFSAPAGPVAPPPPPASGGGGFTLPG; encoded by the coding sequence GTGAGCGACCTGGTGACGGGGGAGGCCGTCGTCCTCGGGCTGCGGGCGGCGAAGCTGCCGAGTCGGGCCCTGGCCGTCCTGCTCGACCTGGTGGTGCAGTTCGCGGCGTTCTTCCTGGTCTCCCTGCTGCTGCTGACGCTGCTGACCGACCTGGACGGTGCGGCGGCAGCGGCGTTGGTGATCTGCCTCATGGTGTTCTTCCTGGTCGCGGTCCCCGTGCTGGTCGAGACGCTCTCCCGGGGGCAGTCGCTCGGCAAGGCCGCGCTGGGACTGCGGGTGGTGCGGGTCGACGGCGGCCCCGCGGGCTTCCGGCACGCGCTGGTGCGGGCTCTGGTGGGGGTCTTCGAGATCATCCTGCTGACCGGTGTGCCCGCCGCGATCACCTCACTGGTCTCCTCCGACGGACGCCGGCTGGGCGACCTCTTCGCGGGCACCCTGGTGGTGCGGGAGCGGGTGCCGGAGACGGCCGCGCCCGGGCTGCCCGTCGCGCCGCCGCCGCAGGTGCTGCACGCGCTGGGGCCGGACCTGGTCCGGCTCGACCTGTCGGCCGTGCCCACCGGCCTCTGGCTGGCGATCCGTCAGCTACTGGGCCGGTCAGGCCAGTTGGACGACCAGGTGGCATTCGGGATGGCGCAGCGGCTGGCCGGCGACGTGGCGGCGCGGACCGGCTGGCCGGTCCCGGCCGGGCTGCACCCGGCGCTCTACCTGGGCGCGGTGCTGACCGAGCGGCAGCGGCGGGAGTGGCAGCGTACGAGCGGTCAGAGCGCCGTGCCCGCTGGACCTCAGCCGCTCGCGGCTCCGCAGCCGCCCACCGGGGCGTGGCCACCGCCGGCCGCCTTCTCCGCGCCGGCCGGCCCCGTGGCCCCGCCCCCGCCGCCAGCGTCCGGCGGCGGTGGGTTCACCCTGCCCGGCTGA
- a CDS encoding stage II sporulation protein M — protein MDLDVFVAAHQAEWARLETLSKRRRLTGEEADELVARYQRVTGHLARVQATAPDPALVGRLTTLVARARNAVTGRRATGWREVGRYFAVSFPAALYRSRRWWLPIALVSLLGAALIAWWVASHPEVRDSLATPAQLREMTRPGGAYQAYYSDRPASSFAAQVWTNNAWVATQCLVFGVFLGLPVLYVLAQNILNLGIGIGLMASAGRLDLFLGLLLPHGLLELTAVFVAAGLGLRLGWTVIDPGPRPRGVALAEQGRATIGMAMGLTAVLFVSGLLEAFVTPSGLPTWARVAIGATAETLFLLYALVLGRRAAATGETGDVAASDRADLQPVAA, from the coding sequence ATGGATCTGGACGTCTTCGTCGCCGCCCACCAGGCGGAGTGGGCGCGCCTGGAGACCCTGAGCAAGCGGCGCAGGCTCACCGGCGAGGAGGCCGACGAGCTGGTCGCCCGCTACCAGCGGGTCACCGGCCACCTGGCCAGGGTCCAGGCCACGGCTCCCGACCCGGCCCTGGTCGGCCGGCTGACCACTCTGGTGGCCCGGGCCCGCAACGCCGTCACCGGCCGCCGAGCCACGGGCTGGCGCGAGGTGGGCCGCTACTTCGCGGTCAGCTTCCCCGCGGCCCTGTACCGCTCCCGCCGCTGGTGGCTCCCCATCGCCCTGGTCTCGCTGCTCGGTGCCGCGCTGATCGCCTGGTGGGTGGCCAGCCACCCGGAGGTCCGCGACAGTCTGGCCACCCCCGCCCAACTGCGCGAGATGACCCGCCCCGGCGGCGCCTACCAGGCCTACTACTCCGACCGCCCGGCCAGTTCCTTCGCCGCTCAGGTCTGGACGAACAACGCCTGGGTCGCCACCCAGTGCCTGGTCTTCGGCGTCTTCCTGGGCCTGCCGGTGCTCTACGTGCTGGCCCAGAACATCCTCAACCTCGGCATCGGCATCGGGCTGATGGCCTCCGCGGGCCGGCTCGACCTATTCCTCGGCCTGCTCCTGCCGCACGGCCTGCTCGAACTCACCGCCGTCTTCGTCGCCGCCGGCCTCGGCCTGCGCCTGGGCTGGACCGTGATCGACCCCGGCCCGCGCCCGCGCGGCGTGGCCCTGGCTGAGCAGGGTCGCGCCACCATCGGCATGGCCATGGGCCTGACCGCGGTCCTCTTCGTCAGCGGCCTGCTCGAAGCCTTCGTCACTCCCTCCGGCCTCCCCACCTGGGCCCGGGTCGCCATCGGTGCCACCGCCGAGACGCTCTTCCTGCTCTACGCCCTGGTGCTCGGCCGCCGCGCCGCCGCCACGGGCGAGACCGGCGACGTCGCCGCGTCCGACCGCGCCGACCTCCAACCGGTGGCGGCCTGA